The proteins below come from a single Geobacillus thermoleovorans genomic window:
- the recR gene encoding recombination mediator RecR gives MHYPEPLSKLIDSFMKLPGIGPKTAARLAFHVLAMKEDTVLEFAKALVDVKRHIHYCTICGHITDTDPCYICKDERRDRTTICVVQDPKDVIAMERMKEYNGLYHVLHGAISPMEGIGPEDIKIAELLTRLQDETVQEVILATDPNIEGEATAMYISRLLKPTGIKVTRIAHGLPVGGDLEYADEVTLSKALEGRREL, from the coding sequence ATGCATTATCCAGAACCGCTATCGAAGTTGATTGACAGTTTTATGAAACTGCCCGGCATCGGCCCGAAAACGGCTGCCCGCCTTGCATTTCATGTGCTGGCGATGAAAGAAGACACCGTGCTTGAGTTTGCCAAAGCGCTCGTTGATGTCAAGCGGCATATTCATTATTGCACGATTTGCGGACATATTACAGATACAGACCCTTGCTACATCTGCAAAGACGAGCGGCGCGACCGGACGACGATTTGCGTTGTTCAGGATCCGAAAGATGTCATCGCCATGGAGAGGATGAAAGAATACAATGGCCTGTACCACGTGTTGCACGGGGCCATCTCGCCGATGGAAGGCATCGGACCGGAAGATATTAAAATCGCCGAGCTGCTCACGCGATTGCAGGATGAGACGGTCCAAGAGGTGATTTTAGCGACCGACCCGAACATCGAGGGAGAGGCAACGGCGATGTACATCTCCCGCCTGTTGAAGCCGACAGGAATCAAAGTCACCCGCATCGCCCATGGCTTGCCGGTCGGCGGCGACTTGGAGTATGCGGACGAAGTGACGTTATCAAAGGCGTTGGAAGGGCGCCGTGAGCTATAG
- the tadA gene encoding tRNA adenosine(34) deaminase TadA encodes MNTDEYYMRLAMEEAKKAEQIGEVPIGAVIVQDGRVIARAHNLRETEQRAIAHAEILAIDEACRATGSWRLERATLYVTLEPCAMCAGAIVLSRIERVVFGAFDPKGGCAGTLMNLLQESRFNHQVKVVSGVLADECGSLLSQFFRRLREQKRNVGGSANENSVD; translated from the coding sequence ATGAACACCGACGAGTACTACATGCGATTGGCAATGGAAGAAGCAAAAAAAGCGGAGCAGATCGGCGAAGTGCCGATCGGCGCTGTCATCGTTCAAGACGGCCGCGTCATCGCCCGCGCTCATAATTTGCGGGAAACCGAACAACGCGCCATCGCTCATGCAGAAATTTTGGCAATCGATGAAGCATGCCGGGCAACCGGTTCATGGCGGCTTGAGCGGGCGACGTTGTACGTAACGCTTGAGCCGTGCGCCATGTGCGCAGGCGCCATTGTTCTTTCCCGCATCGAACGGGTTGTATTTGGCGCGTTTGACCCAAAGGGAGGGTGCGCTGGGACATTGATGAACTTATTGCAGGAAAGCCGATTTAACCATCAGGTTAAGGTGGTAAGCGGGGTGCTTGCTGACGAGTGCGGTTCGCTGTTGAGCCAATTTTTTCGACGATTGCGCGAACAAAAGAGAAATGTTGGCGGGAGTGCCAACGAAAATTCCGTCGATTGA
- the pdxS gene encoding pyridoxal 5'-phosphate synthase lyase subunit PdxS: protein MALTGTDRVKRGMAEMQKGGVIMDVVNAEQAKIAEAAGAVAVMALERVPADIRAAGGVARMADPTVIEEVMNAVSIPVMAKVRIGHYVEARVLEALGVDYIDESEVLTPADEEFHIDKRQFTVPFVCGCRDLGEAARRIAEGASMLRTKGEPGTGNIVEAVRHMRKVNAQIRKVVNMSEDELVAEAKQLGAPVEVLREIKRLGRLPVVNFAAGGVATPADAALMMHLGADGVFVGSGIFKSENPEKYARAIVEATTHYEDYELIAHLSKGLGGAMRGIDIATLLPEHRMQERGW, encoded by the coding sequence TTGGCATTGACAGGTACGGACCGCGTCAAACGCGGCATGGCGGAAATGCAAAAAGGCGGCGTCATCATGGACGTCGTGAACGCAGAACAGGCGAAAATCGCTGAAGCGGCAGGGGCTGTCGCGGTTATGGCGCTCGAGCGCGTCCCGGCGGACATTCGCGCCGCTGGCGGTGTCGCGCGCATGGCCGACCCGACGGTGATCGAAGAAGTGATGAACGCCGTTTCGATCCCAGTCATGGCGAAAGTGCGGATCGGTCACTATGTTGAGGCGCGTGTCTTAGAGGCGCTTGGTGTCGACTACATTGACGAAAGCGAAGTATTAACGCCGGCTGATGAGGAGTTCCATATTGACAAACGGCAGTTTACCGTTCCATTTGTGTGCGGTTGCCGCGATTTAGGGGAAGCGGCGCGCCGCATTGCAGAAGGGGCATCGATGTTGCGGACGAAAGGAGAGCCGGGGACAGGCAACATCGTTGAGGCCGTGCGCCATATGCGCAAAGTGAACGCGCAAATTCGCAAAGTCGTCAACATGAGCGAAGATGAGCTTGTCGCTGAGGCGAAACAGCTCGGGGCTCCGGTTGAGGTGCTGCGCGAGATCAAGCGGCTTGGCCGCCTGCCGGTCGTCAACTTTGCCGCCGGCGGTGTCGCGACACCGGCTGACGCTGCCTTGATGATGCACTTGGGTGCGGACGGTGTCTTTGTTGGGTCTGGCATTTTCAAATCGGAAAATCCGGAAAAATACGCGCGCGCGATCGTAGAGGCGACGACTCATTACGAAGACTATGAATTGATCGCGCACTTGTCGAAAGGATTGGGCGGCGCGATGCGCGGCATCGATATCGCGACATTGTTGCCGGAGCACCGGATGCAAGAACGCGGCTGGTAA
- the dnaX gene encoding DNA polymerase III subunit gamma/tau has translation MAYQALYRVFRPQRFADMVGQEHVTKTLQSALLQHKISHAYLFSGPRGTGKTSAAKIFAKAVNCEQAPAAEPCNECPACLGITNGTVPDVLEIDAASNNRVDEIRDIREKVKFAPTSARYKVYIIDEVHMLSIGAFNALLKTLEEPPKHVIFILATTEPHKIPTTIISRCQRFDFRRIPLPAIVSRLKYVASAQGVEASDEALSAIARAADGGMRDALSLLDQAISFSDGKLRLDDVLAMTGAASFAALSSFIEAIHRKDTAAVLQQLETMMAQGKDPHRLVEDLILYYRDLLLYKTAPYVEGAIQIAVVDEAFTSLSEMIPVSNLYEAIELLNKSQQEMKWTNHPRLLLEVALVKLCHPSAAAPSLSASELEPLIKRIETLEAELRRLKEQPPAAPPSTAAPVKKLSKPMKTGGYKAPVGRIYELLKQATHEDLALVKGCWADVLDTLKRQHKVSHAALLQESEPVAASASAFVLKFKYEIHCKMATDPTSSVKENVEAILFELTNRRFEMVAIPEGEWGKIREEFIRNKDAMVEKSEEDPLIAEAKRLFGEELIEIKE, from the coding sequence GTGGCATACCAAGCGTTATATCGCGTGTTTCGGCCGCAGCGCTTTGCGGACATGGTCGGCCAAGAACACGTGACCAAGACGTTGCAAAGCGCCCTGCTTCAACATAAAATATCGCACGCTTACTTATTTTCCGGCCCGCGCGGTACAGGAAAAACGAGCGCAGCGAAAATTTTCGCCAAGGCGGTCAACTGTGAACAGGCGCCAGCGGCGGAGCCATGCAATGAGTGTCCAGCTTGCCTCGGCATTACGAATGGAACGGTTCCCGATGTGCTGGAAATTGACGCTGCTTCCAACAACCGCGTCGATGAAATTCGTGATATCCGTGAGAAGGTGAAATTTGCGCCGACGTCGGCCCGCTACAAAGTGTATATCATCGACGAGGTGCATATGCTGTCGATCGGTGCGTTTAACGCGCTGTTGAAAACGTTGGAGGAGCCGCCGAAACACGTCATTTTCATTTTGGCCACGACCGAGCCGCACAAAATTCCGACGACGATCATTTCCCGCTGCCAACGGTTCGATTTTCGCCGCATCCCGCTTCCGGCGATCGTTTCACGGCTAAAGTATGTCGCAAGCGCCCAAGGTGTCGAGGCGTCCGATGAGGCATTGTCCGCCATCGCCCGTGCTGCAGACGGGGGGATGCGCGATGCGCTCAGCTTGCTTGATCAAGCCATTTCGTTCAGCGACGGGAAACTTCGGCTCGACGACGTGCTGGCGATGACCGGGGCTGCATCATTTGCCGCCTTATCGAGCTTCATCGAAGCCATCCACCGCAAAGATACAGCGGCGGTTCTTCAGCAGTTGGAAACGATGATGGCGCAAGGGAAAGATCCGCATCGTTTGGTTGAAGACTTGATTTTGTACTATCGCGATTTATTGCTGTACAAAACCGCTCCCTATGTGGAGGGAGCGATTCAAATTGCTGTCGTTGACGAAGCGTTCACTTCACTGTCGGAAATGATTCCGGTTTCCAATTTATACGAGGCCATCGAGTTGCTGAACAAAAGCCAGCAAGAGATGAAGTGGACAAACCACCCACGCCTTCTGTTGGAAGTGGCGCTTGTGAAACTTTGCCATCCATCAGCCGCCGCCCCGTCGCTGTCGGCTTCCGAGTTGGAACCGTTGATAAAGCGGATTGAAACGCTGGAGGCGGAATTGCGGCGCCTGAAGGAACAACCGCCTGCTGCCCCTCCGTCGACCGCCGCGCCGGTGAAAAAACTGTCCAAACCGATGAAAACGGGGGGATATAAAGCCCCGGTTGGCCGCATTTACGAGCTGTTGAAACAGGCGACGCATGAAGATTTAGCTTTGGTGAAAGGATGCTGGGCGGATGTGCTCGACACGTTGAAACGGCAGCATAAAGTGTCGCACGCTGCCTTGCTGCAAGAGAGCGAGCCGGTTGCAGCGAGCGCCTCAGCGTTTGTATTAAAATTCAAATACGAAATCCACTGCAAAATGGCGACCGATCCCACAAGTTCGGTCAAAGAAAACGTCGAAGCGATTTTGTTTGAGCTGACAAACCGCCGCTTTGAAATGGTAGCCATTCCGGAGGGAGAATGGGGAAAAATAAGAGAAGAGTTCATCCGCAATAAGGACGCCATGGTGGAAAAAAGCGAAGAAGATCCGTTAATCGCCGAAGCGAAGCGGCTGTTTGGCGAAGAGCTGATCGAAATTAAAGAATAA
- a CDS encoding YbaB/EbfC family nucleoid-associated protein → MRGGMGNMQKMLKQMQKMQKEMQKAQEELAEKTVEGTAGGGMVTVVANGHKQILEVKIKEEVVDPDDIEMLQDLILAATNDALKKADELANEMMGQFTKGLNIPGLF, encoded by the coding sequence ATGCGTGGCGGAATGGGCAATATGCAAAAAATGTTAAAACAAATGCAAAAAATGCAAAAAGAAATGCAAAAAGCGCAGGAAGAGTTGGCGGAAAAAACGGTGGAAGGCACGGCGGGCGGAGGCATGGTGACCGTTGTCGCTAACGGTCATAAACAAATTTTGGAAGTAAAAATTAAAGAGGAAGTCGTCGACCCAGACGATATTGAAATGCTGCAAGATTTGATTTTGGCAGCGACAAACGATGCGTTGAAAAAAGCGGATGAGTTGGCTAATGAAATGATGGGGCAGTTTACGAAAGGACTTAACATTCCAGGGTTGTTCTAG
- a CDS encoding YaaL family protein, whose protein sequence is MLWRRKGKLKRQFDEKLMAELQKARTEWLEQKQLIEKSVDPSPEVLSALQLAEAKYFFLLREAKHRRITLKEVR, encoded by the coding sequence TTGTTATGGCGGCGAAAGGGGAAACTAAAGAGACAATTTGATGAGAAGTTAATGGCTGAACTACAAAAGGCTAGAACTGAATGGCTTGAGCAGAAACAACTCATCGAAAAAAGCGTCGATCCGTCTCCGGAGGTGCTGAGCGCATTGCAACTCGCTGAGGCCAAATATTTTTTCCTCCTCCGCGAAGCGAAGCACCGCCGCATCACACTTAAGGAAGTGCGTTAA
- the serS gene encoding serine--tRNA ligase, with protein sequence MLDVKILRTQFEEVKEKLMQRGGDLTNIDRFEQLDKDRRRLIAEVEELKSKRNDVSQQIAVLKREKKDAEPLIAQMREVGDRIKRMDEQIRQLEAELDDLLLSIPNVPHESVPIGQSEEDNVEVRRWGEPRSFSFEPKPHWEIADRLGLLDFERAAKVAGSRFVFYKGLGARLERALINFMLDIHLDEFGYEEVLPPYLVNRASMIGTGQLPKFAEDAFHLDSEDYFLIPTAEVPVTNLHRDEILAADDLPIYYAAYSACFRAEAGSAGRDTRGLIRQHQFNKVELVKFVKPEDSYDELEKLTRQAETILQRLGLPYRVVALCTGDLGFSAAKTYDIEVWLPSYGTYREISSCSNFEAFQARRANIRFRRDPKAKPEYVHTLNGSGLAIGRTVAAILENYQQEDGSVIVPEALRPYMGNRDVIR encoded by the coding sequence ATGCTGGATGTGAAAATATTGCGCACCCAGTTTGAAGAAGTGAAAGAAAAACTAATGCAGCGCGGCGGGGATTTGACGAACATCGACCGCTTTGAACAATTGGACAAAGACCGCCGCCGCTTGATCGCGGAAGTCGAAGAGCTGAAAAGCAAGCGCAACGATGTGTCGCAGCAAATCGCTGTCCTAAAGCGCGAGAAAAAGGACGCCGAGCCGCTGATTGCCCAAATGCGCGAAGTCGGTGACCGCATTAAACGGATGGATGAACAAATTCGCCAGCTTGAGGCGGAACTCGACGACTTGTTGTTGTCAATTCCAAACGTGCCGCACGAATCAGTGCCGATCGGCCAATCAGAAGAGGACAATGTGGAAGTGCGGAGATGGGGAGAGCCGCGTTCGTTTTCCTTTGAGCCGAAGCCGCATTGGGAAATCGCCGATCGGCTCGGTTTGCTCGACTTTGAGCGAGCCGCCAAAGTGGCGGGAAGCCGATTTGTCTTTTATAAAGGGTTAGGAGCGCGGCTTGAGCGGGCGCTCATCAACTTTATGCTTGACATCCATCTCGATGAATTCGGTTACGAAGAAGTGTTGCCGCCATATTTAGTGAACCGGGCGAGCATGATCGGAACCGGACAGTTGCCGAAATTTGCCGAGGATGCGTTCCATTTGGACAGCGAAGATTATTTCCTCATTCCGACCGCTGAGGTGCCGGTGACGAACCTGCACCGCGACGAAATTTTGGCCGCAGATGATTTGCCGATTTACTATGCGGCCTACAGCGCCTGCTTCCGCGCGGAAGCCGGGTCGGCCGGCCGCGACACGAGAGGGCTGATCCGTCAGCATCAGTTCAATAAAGTCGAGCTGGTAAAGTTCGTAAAGCCGGAGGACTCGTACGATGAATTGGAAAAGCTGACGCGCCAGGCAGAGACGATTTTGCAACGGCTCGGGCTTCCGTACCGCGTTGTCGCCTTGTGCACCGGAGACCTTGGATTCTCGGCGGCGAAAACGTACGATATTGAAGTTTGGCTGCCAAGTTACGGAACGTACCGGGAAATTTCGTCGTGCAGCAACTTTGAGGCGTTTCAAGCGCGCCGTGCCAACATCCGCTTCCGTCGGGATCCAAAAGCGAAACCGGAGTACGTGCATACATTAAACGGTTCGGGGCTAGCCATTGGGCGGACGGTCGCCGCCATTTTGGAAAACTACCAGCAAGAAGACGGCTCGGTCATCGTTCCGGAAGCGCTTCGTCCTTACATGGGGAATCGGGACGTCATTCGCTGA
- a CDS encoding pro-sigmaK processing inhibitor BofA family protein, whose protein sequence is MEPKVVITVLLALIAVLLIVGARLKALRLIGYAAIRLIVGALALFVINAIGGHFNIHIPINLVTSIVCGFLGLPGAAALIVIDRYIL, encoded by the coding sequence TTGGAGCCGAAAGTCGTCATTACCGTGTTGCTAGCGCTTATCGCCGTTTTGCTTATCGTCGGCGCCCGTCTCAAAGCGCTTCGCCTGATCGGCTACGCTGCTATCCGCCTGATCGTCGGGGCGCTCGCGCTGTTTGTCATCAACGCCATCGGCGGGCATTTTAACATCCATATTCCGATTAACCTCGTCACCTCAATCGTTTGCGGATTTCTTGGCCTCCCTGGAGCGGCAGCGTTAATCGTGATTGACCGATATATTTTGTAG
- a CDS encoding LysM peptidoglycan-binding domain-containing protein, giving the protein MQIHVVQSGQTLSGIAEAYGTTAEDIVRANKLPNPDKLVVGQALVIPIVGRFYWVQRGDTLWSIARRFSIPMQRLAEVNRLSLNAPLKVGQRLYIPPGAKRRAEFNAYIEPRGATVSPALEASAREAAPYLTYLSPFYFAIRRDATLQEPPLDDFPDIARANRVTLVMVVANIENGQFSDELGALMLTNETLQNRLLDNIVATARRYGFRDIHFDFEYLRPEDREAYNAFLRKAKRRFAREGWMMSTALAPKTSATQRGRWYEAHDYRAHGQIVDFVVIMTYEWGYSGGPPMPVSPIGPVRRVLEYAISEMPAGKILMGQNLYGYDWTLPYVPGGPYAQAISPQQAIALAAKYNVAIEYDTEAQAPHFRYRDENGREHEVWFEDARSIQAKFNLVKELGLRGVSYWKLGIDFPQNWLLIADQFTVVKK; this is encoded by the coding sequence ATGCAAATCCACGTAGTGCAGAGTGGACAAACGTTAAGTGGAATTGCTGAGGCATACGGGACCACGGCGGAAGACATTGTCCGGGCCAACAAGCTTCCAAACCCTGATAAACTCGTTGTCGGTCAGGCGCTCGTGATCCCGATCGTCGGTCGTTTTTACTGGGTGCAGCGCGGCGACACGTTATGGTCGATTGCACGCCGATTTTCGATTCCAATGCAGCGGCTTGCCGAAGTGAATCGCCTCTCCTTAAACGCTCCGCTTAAGGTCGGGCAGCGGCTTTATATACCGCCCGGCGCCAAGCGAAGAGCGGAGTTTAACGCCTATATTGAACCGCGCGGCGCGACTGTCAGCCCAGCGCTGGAGGCGAGCGCTCGCGAAGCCGCTCCGTATTTGACTTATTTGAGTCCTTTTTATTTTGCGATCCGACGCGACGCGACATTGCAAGAGCCGCCGCTTGACGACTTTCCGGATATTGCCCGCGCCAACCGCGTCACGCTCGTTATGGTTGTCGCCAACATTGAAAACGGGCAGTTCAGCGACGAGCTCGGCGCGCTTATGTTAACAAACGAAACGCTGCAAAATCGTCTGCTCGACAACATTGTCGCGACCGCTAGACGGTATGGCTTCCGCGACATCCATTTTGATTTTGAATATTTGCGCCCGGAAGACCGTGAGGCGTATAATGCGTTTTTGCGCAAAGCGAAACGGCGGTTTGCACGAGAAGGGTGGATGATGTCGACCGCCTTGGCGCCGAAAACGAGCGCGACCCAGCGCGGACGTTGGTACGAAGCACACGACTACCGCGCCCATGGACAAATTGTCGACTTTGTCGTGATCATGACGTATGAATGGGGCTACAGCGGCGGGCCGCCGATGCCGGTGTCCCCGATCGGTCCGGTCCGCCGCGTTCTCGAGTACGCCATCTCTGAAATGCCAGCCGGAAAAATTTTGATGGGGCAAAACTTGTATGGCTACGACTGGACGCTGCCATATGTACCCGGCGGCCCGTACGCCCAGGCCATCAGCCCGCAGCAAGCCATCGCCCTCGCCGCAAAGTATAACGTTGCCATCGAATACGATACGGAGGCGCAGGCACCGCATTTTCGCTATCGCGACGAAAACGGACGCGAGCATGAAGTATGGTTTGAGGACGCCCGCTCCATTCAAGCAAAATTTAATCTCGTGAAGGAACTTGGTTTGCGCGGGGTCAGCTATTGGAAACTTGGCATTGATTTTCCACAAAACTGGCTGCTGATCGCTGATCAATTTACTGTTGTAAAAAAATAA
- the pdxT gene encoding pyridoxal 5'-phosphate synthase glutaminase subunit PdxT, giving the protein MKIGVLGLQGAVREHVRAIEACGAEAVIVKKPEQLEGLDGLVLPGGESTTMRRLIDRYGLMEPLKQFAAAGKPMFGTCAGLILLAKRIVGYDEPHLGLMDITVERNSFGRQRESFEAELSIKGVGDGFVGVFIRAPHIVEAGDGVDVLATYNDRIVAARQGQFLGCSFHPELTDDHRLMQYFLNMVKEAKMASSLK; this is encoded by the coding sequence ATGAAAATAGGTGTACTTGGACTGCAAGGAGCTGTGCGGGAGCATGTTCGCGCCATTGAGGCGTGCGGCGCCGAGGCGGTCATCGTGAAAAAGCCGGAGCAGCTTGAAGGGTTGGACGGTCTTGTGCTGCCGGGCGGCGAAAGCACGACGATGCGGCGGCTCATCGACCGCTATGGGCTGATGGAGCCGCTCAAGCAATTTGCCGCTGCCGGCAAGCCGATGTTCGGCACGTGCGCCGGGCTGATTTTACTGGCGAAACGAATCGTCGGTTACGACGAGCCGCACTTAGGTTTGATGGACATTACGGTGGAGCGGAACTCGTTCGGTCGGCAGCGGGAAAGCTTTGAGGCGGAGCTGTCGATTAAAGGCGTCGGCGATGGCTTTGTCGGCGTCTTCATCCGCGCTCCGCATATCGTGGAGGCCGGGGACGGGGTCGATGTCTTGGCGACATACAATGACCGCATTGTCGCCGCTCGACAAGGACAGTTTCTTGGCTGCTCGTTCCACCCAGAGCTGACCGACGATCATCGATTGATGCAATACTTCCTCAACATGGTCAAAGAAGCGAAAATGGCGTCAAGCCTCAAGTAA